The Eremothecium cymbalariae DBVPG#7215 chromosome 1, complete sequence DNA segment AACAGTGACTTCATCGATTGCCTTAATTAGAGACACAATAGAGGCAACTTGGGATTGCACAGAGTTATGCAATTCGCTGTTACCTAAGACCTCGATATAGACCTTACcgtttttcaaaatgttaTATTGAGCCAATAACGAACGAGCATCCTTTGTAATATCCAACACTAATTCATAGGTGTCATTAGCTTGTGGGTTGAAGAATGTGTCACGGAACTCTGGGTATTTGGACTTGACAATACTGGGGCTAGTCTCGGAAGCACGCTTTGGCAACCGCTGCCACATTTCTTCTGATATGAACGGCATAAATGGATGTATTAATCTCAAAGCATTGTCAATCAATGTATATAGAGTATCTCTTGCCGATTTCTTTTCCACTTCAGAGCCCTCTTGAATCAAGTACTTTGAGTTTTCAATGTATACATCACAAACCAAGTACCAAAAGTCATAGATAACAGAGGTGGAAGTCAAGAAGTCACGTTTATCAAACGCCTCATTCACGGACTTTGAAGCTACAGCTAATTTGTGCAAGATCCACTGTTCCACTAAAGATTCATTACCAGAAACGCCTTCTTTAGCTGGTGGAACATAATCATCGCCCAAACGCATTAAAGCAAATTTAGTAGCTTGATATATCTTGTTACAGAACTTTCTGTAACCTTCAACTCTCAATATATCTAAGTTAATATCACGACCACCAGTAGTATAAGCACACAAAGCAAACCTCAATGCATCAGTACCACATTGTGGGATACCATTTGGATAAGATTCCTTCTGACCAGCTTTAGCTTTTTCTACCTCTCTTGGATCCAAGTTACCTTGTAAAAGTTTGTCGTGCAGCTCCTGTAAGGAGATACCGTTAATGACATCCAATGGATCAACAACGTTACCCAGAGATTTTGACATCTTACGGCCCTGAGCATCACGGACTAAGGAATGACAGAAAACTTCCTTAAATGGTACAGAGCCAGTCAATTTAATGCCAAGCAAAATCATCCTTGAAACccagaaaaacaaaatgtCCCAACCAGTTTCTAACATCGAGCATGGGTAGAAATTTTCCATATCAGCAGTCTTTTCTGGCCATCCTAGAGTGGAGAAAGGCCATAGACCAGATGAGAACCAGGTATCCaaaacatcttcatcttgtTCTAAAGTATAAGTTTCGTTAGGATATTTAGCTGCCGCCTTACTTTCTGCTTCGGCCAAATCACGTCCAGAAACCCAGAATTGTCCATCATTCCTATCCTGTTCTTTTCCATTTATGTTAATGAAGTAAACAGGGCAACGATGGCCCCACCACAGCTGTCTAGAAATACACCAATCTTGGATATTTTCTAGCCAGTGGAAGTACTCAGCCTCAGAAGACTTTGGTGTAATCGTGATATCACCATTCCTAACAGCCTTGATAGCTTCCTTAGCCATTTCTGACTGTGATACCCACCATTGTGGCTTTAATAATGGTTCAATAACATCGCCAGATCTAGAACACATTGGTATCACCATCTCGTTGTCTTCCTGACCTATATACAACCCAGATTCTTGCAACTTTTCAATAACCTTCTTTCTGGCATCGAATCTCTTCATACCCTGCCATTCAGGGCCACAATTTTCATTCAGTAAACCATCATCAGTTAGAATATTGATAATTTCTAAATTATGGCGCTTGCCAGTGTTGTAATCGTTTTGGTCATGTCCAGGGGTTATTTTCACAGCACCTGTACCAAATGTCATATCAACTGCTTCGGAATCACAAACAATTGGTAGCTTACGGGCTAAAAACGGATGTTGTAAAAACTTGCCGTGTAAGTGTTTGTAACGTGGGTCTTCTGGATGGATAGCAACTGCAGTATCACCGAACATCGTCTCTGGTCTGGTAGTTGCCACAATCAACTTTTCATCTGAACCAATCACAGGATAAGCGAAGGACGTCAAAACACCGAATTCAACCTTCTCATCATAGCCAGGAATAGATATTAGGGTTCTACCCTTGACATCCTTATTTTCAACCTCTAAATTAGAAATTGCGGTGTTCAATTTGACGGACCAGTTAATTAAACGAGAAGCACGATAAATAACGCCCTCCTCATGTAGTCTAACAAACGCTTCTGTAACAGCACGTGATAATTCTGGAGATAGTGTGAATGCTTCACGGGTCCAGTCATAAGAGGCACctaatttttcaacctGGCTCTTAATCTTGCTATGGTAAGCCTCTTTCCATTCCCAAACCTTGCCAACAAATTCCTCTCTACCATAATCATGCCTGGTCTTCTTTTCATTAGCCCAAATTTGCTTCTCAACAACAGATTGTGTAGCAATACCAGCATGGTCGAATCCTGGCAAGAACAAAACAGTCTTACCCTTCATACGATTATATCTAACCAACGAATCTTGAATGGAAACCGTCAAAGCGTGCCCAATGTGCAACGCACCAGTAACATTTGGAGGTGGTGCTGGAATACAAAATAACCCCTCAGGCTTAATTTTTCCATCCTTGGTAAATTCAGGTTCAAAAAGTCCCGACTTATTCCACCAAGCATACCATGACGATTCAACATTCAACGGATTGTAAGCCTTCAGGGCAGGATCCTCCAGTGAAAttaaaatcttcttctcccCCTGAACTGTcttatcaaaaaattccGGAACCACCTCAacatccttcttcttctccttcttcttattCTGGTTCTTTTGCTGATTGGCCTGGTTTTCTGCTTTCTTCGCTTGTTTAGCTGcaaatttcaacaatttttctgccttcttcttctccttttcaatCTCCTTTGGACTCTTGGCTGTACCATCCTCTTTCAAAGGGTTGATAATGATCTCCCCAGTACTAGGATCAACGTCTGGTAACTGTTGTTTCTCCTCGGACATTGCACGCACACAAGATTTAACTGCCGTCACGCCAGAACTATGATATTTAGCAAATCCCACTTGGTACTTGAGAAGCTGTAAAGAGTTCAAAATTGAACACTTCTTAAGCATCAACAGAATAAAACTTCCgtttttgaacttttgaataaatCAATGAGAAGtagaaattttttttcagtcGTAGTTTTGTCGTTGAATTACAGAGACCGTTCCTTCCGGAATTATATACCACATTTGGCTCCGGGTAAGCGACACTGACACTGCGTATTAAACCGGAAAGTAGTTGTTATTTCACACTATAATAGCTGTATATATCCAAGTTTAGCTACATTTGTATATTGCTTCGTTTTATTCATTGATCCATGGTGAATGAGTCAGCTTTCAAAATGTTCTTCTGCAGCCCAGCacattcaaaaacatcGATATATCCTAGGCCACGCAGACAAAATGTCTATAGATCTGCTGCAGACTAGATGTATCACCAGTGGCCTCTAAACTAAGTAAGcattaataaaaactatGAATTAAGGCTTTTTAAATACATTACTCAGATCTATGAATATTACAGTGAGCTTTCAAGGAACAGGATTTTTGCATGTTGGCGATATGTAACCAACATAGCCTCTGTCGCTCAAAAAAACCTGATAAATATCTGAACggataatataatatataaaatacaCAAAAGGAGCTATTGATCTCAAATGTTCGCGTTAAGGCTTGTTCGACTCTGAAGTCTTCGCATCGGAAGAATGGTCTTCTTCATGAGTGGAATTTGCAGTTTTCAATGTCATGTCATCAGCTTGATTATCAACATCATCTAAGCTCAATTGATCTCTAACCTTGACAACAGCATCTCtttcttgttgttcttcttctttcatTATCTCCTCCTGCTCTCTCAATTGCACCATCTTAGACTTGCTGGTGGCTTTGTCTTCTTCGACGACATTCACCTTCACTTCGTGGTATAATTCATCAGGGATGCCGCTCAAAACGTCACAAAGGGCATCGTATAGAGATTTTCTGGACCCAATGTCACCATAAGTGTAAGCAGTGGCCATAAGTAACAAAGTGGAAGGAATTTTATCCTTCAACCTCAACTTCAACCAGATATCTAAATTTTCACGTAAAACCGATTCATCTACATTAACACTTCTAATACCTCTAGAAGCACAAGCAGTGCGCAATTCATTCGAATCCAAAGAGTTTATACCTTCATAGTATAGTGCAAAAtcatccttcttcaattccAACATTTTATAACGAATACGATAACGGAGCATAACATCGGTGCCAAAGGGCTGTAGGTTGATGTATTTGGAAATGGCCACTAAATGTGGACGGGTCAAATTATCTAACACAGTGTCATCGGTAAAAAGACGAGCAACTTTAATCAATTGTTCACGAGATTCAGGTTCACCAGCTTCCCTTACATGCTTATAGAAGCGATTGAAAACCATCTTTTGTTCGTCTGTAATATTACGGGGCTTGAAGTGAGACTTCTTCTCCTTGATAATCTCAGACATGACAGCCCTTGTTTTCCTcaaattttccaactttGTCTGCTTGGCTGTTTTAGATTCGTACGTCGAAGGTAATAAGTTTGGGAACAACTTTAGAGCAATTGGTAATAGTAATTCAGCAAATGGAATTATCACAAACGCACTAAATGGGACTAGACGAATAACATCTCTGGTGGTTCTCTTCAACTGAAGTAATTCTCTTCTAGATAATTCATATCCTGCTGACATCTTAAGGGCCAACTTCACAGATATTTTAATCTCTAAGCCCAATAACTTGGTCCCATCCCAATAGTGTCGAGCTTCATGTTTCACACGAGACCATAAAGAGGGTTTATTGGTTGTGTTTGTTGCTTTAACAATAGTTCCAGTACTTTGAGACGGTTTACTAGGTGGTTGATTATTTGGGCTATCTTCTTTATTCCCCATGGAATAGAAACGGTGGTTTTTAATGTCAACGTTACGGTGGCATTGGATTAATAATCTAGAAGCAGGTATGATGCAGCGATTAGCATTCAATCGCGCAACACATACAGCATGCATTTTTTATCAGTTCTAGTGGCAAATTTATAATAACTGGGTACTCTAGAAGTATAGCAATTCGCTTTATTTCATCGATAAACTCAATAATTAACAAGGGTTTTAAGAAGTTTCGTTGGAAAGATGGTCAGTTCTAAAATCATTGAAAAAAACTACAGGGCCGCCAGGAGAATCTTGAAGGACCCAGGCACGTGAGAAGAAATAACGACGTGCTCTGGAAACATTTCATAATAATGTAGAAGATATATTAAGTGATAGCTTAGTTGGTTATTTATATACTACAATACTCAGTGTTTATTTAAAATAGTCAAAAATTACGTTCTCAAGTAGGTCCTAAAGGGGTCGCCAGTGGCGCCTGTGATATAGATGGCAGACTGAAGATACAACAGGAATGAAGAAAAATAGCATTTCAGATCTTCAATAACCGTAATAGCTACCGTTATTAGATTCTTGTGTTCTTGATCTACTAGTAGACTTCAACAAAGTTTTGAAACCATTGCACAGTTGAATCACAGTTGGGTAATTATAGTCCGCTAGGGAAAATCCATTATGTGTTAATTTAACGTTCCATGTACAAAGTTTGGACTGTGCGTTAATCTTGAACATGAGGTAGAACCAGCCTGGGTGCTCATAATTAAAACTCAGATAGTATACTGATCTGTTGGAGTTGACTTTGGAGTAGTCTTCTATGAACTTTATGACGTCCTTCTTAGTACCCTTTTTGAATTTCTCATTCGAAGTAATCTCGTTTAGtaactttattttattctgtAGGTATTCAACAATTATGTGATCCAGGTCATTGAACTTGCTACCATCGACAATCAATGTTTTACCTAAAGCCAACGGGTTTTCTTTGTCCATTTCTTGAATATCAACATGTTGGAACAAGTCTTTATCTAATTTCCAGGTGATGGCCAAGTGGTCGTCGCCACGTGAGGACAACCTGATTACAAATTCACCACGTTCTTTACTTCTTAGATAGTCTTCAGCTTGTCTACCGTTGAAGGGGAAGTAGTATGGGTGATTGATGACTCTGTGAGTTCTCTTGGCACGAGCCTCTGCCATGgaaatcttcttttcttcttcaacgtCTTCTAGTTCTTGCTTTAAGTTCCAAGTTGCCGGATCCTTGCTATAGTCTActggaatatattgatgTTTAACATCGTGATCTAATAGAGAAACTTCAGCACTTATATTTTCGTAGTCAATAAAAATAACTTTGGCAGCATAGGTTTTCCCAACTTCGTAAATATCGGAAGCTGATCGTTTTAATTGGGCACCGAGATGCCTTTGGGCATTCACAATACACTCAACTTGAGAGTTTGTAACACAAATGATATCATTATGTTTGAATCTCTCAACTCTTACTGGAATGATACTTCCTTTGAAGAAAGTTTTATCTGTTTCACCAGTCAAGGTAGTAAATATTTCGTCCCCTTGCAAGGGGTGGAAGTCATTCCTCAATTCTTCGAAACCTTctaataattctaaaacAATTGTATTCAAGTTATTTAGCTTCCTTTGTCCGGTA contains these protein-coding regions:
- the VAS1 gene encoding valine--tRNA ligase (similar to Ashbya gossypii AAR034W), which encodes MLKKCSILNSLQLLKYQVGFAKYHSSGVTAVKSCVRAMSEEKQQLPDVDPSTGEIIINPLKEDGTAKSPKEIEKEKKKAEKLLKFAAKQAKKAENQANQQKNQNKKKEKKKDVEVVPEFFDKTVQGEKKILISLEDPALKAYNPLNVESSWYAWWNKSGLFEPEFTKDGKIKPEGLFCIPAPPPNVTGALHIGHALTVSIQDSLVRYNRMKGKTVLFLPGFDHAGIATQSVVEKQIWANEKKTRHDYGREEFVGKVWEWKEAYHSKIKSQVEKLGASYDWTREAFTLSPELSRAVTEAFVRLHEEGVIYRASRLINWSVKLNTAISNLEVENKDVKGRTLISIPGYDEKVEFGVLTSFAYPVIGSDEKLIVATTRPETMFGDTAVAIHPEDPRYKHLHGKFLQHPFLARKLPIVCDSEAVDMTFGTGAVKITPGHDQNDYNTGKRHNLEIINILTDDGLLNENCGPEWQGMKRFDARKKVIEKLQESGLYIGQEDNEMVIPMCSRSGDVIEPLLKPQWWVSQSEMAKEAIKAVRNGDITITPKSSEAEYFHWLENIQDWCISRQLWWGHRCPVYFININGKEQDRNDGQFWVSGRDLAEAESKAAAKYPNETYTLEQDEDVLDTWFSSGLWPFSTLGWPEKTADMENFYPCSMLETGWDILFFWVSRMILLGIKLTGSVPFKEVFCHSLVRDAQGRKMSKSLGNVVDPLDVINGISLQELHDKLLQGNLDPREVEKAKAGQKESYPNGIPQCGTDALRFALCAYTTGGRDINLDILRVEGYRKFCNKIYQATKFALMRLGDDYVPPAKEGVSGNESLVEQWILHKLAVASKSVNEAFDKRDFLTSTSVIYDFWYLVCDVYIENSKYLIQEGSEVEKKSARDTLYTLIDNALRLIHPFMPFISEEMWQRLPKRASETSPSIVKSKYPEFRDTFFNPQANDTYELVLDITKDARSLLAQYNILKNGKVYIEVLGNSELHNSVQSQVASIVSLIKAIDEVTVVQDVINIPQGCVLQSVNPEVNVHVLVKGQIDIDSEVNKVSKRLDKVKKTRESLEKLMSSKDYEAKANEQVKLSNKDRLESTVAEMETLEATISNLEKLKL
- the YLH47 gene encoding Ylh47p (similar to Ashbya gossypii AAR032W); its protein translation is MHAVCVARLNANRCIIPASRLLIQCHRNVDIKNHRFYSMGNKEDSPNNQPPSKPSQSTGTIVKATNTTNKPSLWSRVKHEARHYWDGTKLLGLEIKISVKLALKMSAGYELSRRELLQLKRTTRDVIRLVPFSAFVIIPFAELLLPIALKLFPNLLPSTYESKTAKQTKLENLRKTRAVMSEIIKEKKSHFKPRNITDEQKMVFNRFYKHVREAGEPESREQLIKVARLFTDDTVLDNLTRPHLVAISKYINLQPFGTDVMLRYRIRYKMLELKKDDFALYYEGINSLDSNELRTACASRGIRSVNVDESVLRENLDIWLKLRLKDKIPSTLLLMATAYTYGDIGSRKSLYDALCDVLSGIPDELYHEVKVNVVEEDKATSKSKMVQLREQEEIMKEEEQQERDAVVKVRDQLSLDDVDNQADDMTLKTANSTHEEDHSSDAKTSESNKP